TTGTGGCATGAGAAATCCAAACGGAGTTCTCCATGCCGCATTGCTATATAGCTATAGAGCTGCTTGCTGCAAAGTGTGGGAAATGCAAGCGATCTTTCATTAGTTGTCTCATTAATGGGGGAGCTGGGCCCCGGGCAAGATTTTGGCTAATTTGGGCAGGCGGCTCCATAAATTATGCAATCTGAGTGAACGAACTGCAGTCTGCATCCGAGAGCCAGCCATAAGGGAACGGTAGagtcggattcggattcggattcgtaGTCAAAGTAGGATGGCTCTTTGAAGCGCCGCCTGGCATTCTCACATTTGTCAACACAGTTGGCAACAGAGTTGCAGGAATTTGAAACCGGACAAACCGTGTTTTAATACCGAATTCAAATAGGGTACTCCGCCTCGGAGGCTGCCTCCAAAATTAATGATTTTTGGCGGATTAACTTGTGATCGAATCCTCCGAACCCATTAGAGTGAGCCTAAGTTGGAAAGCCAGCattattttgataaatttcttaattttagggAATCGGTTTTCCTTAATTCGTGTTTGTTTATGGCTCGGCCAGGGAATAGAAACTTCGACTCGGCGGATTCAAGTGGATTTACGGGCTGTTCCCCGGTTTGATCTATGAACGTGTCCACAGTTGCCACTTGCCAGGCTGCCAGCACATAAATTCCCTCGGCAGCACCGCCAATCGTTCATCGATTcaccacagcagcagcagcacccaGTCGGAGCAGCTGAGGATCGTGGCTGGaagtggaaatggaaatggagcCATAGAGCATCGATCCCCGTGTTCATTTGCACATCGAGCTGGCAATTTCACAGATTTATCatctttacattttttttatcgttcggcaaaaaaagaaaaaccgaATTTATTAATACACCAAGTGCGAAGTCGgcactgaaaataaaaaaaccagtTTCAAGGCCAGAAATTTATGACTTTCCTGGGCTTAGAGCTTAAAATCAAGTGGGTCTTAGTCCAGTGGAGCTTGAAACTTGGAACTCGGAGCTGGGAGGGACTAGGATGGGGCTCATAAGTGTTTACGCACGTTGCCGTTAGCCCAATTCACTTTTAACGCAGATGCTTGGCACGCCCCCTGCTTAGGTTTGAGGCGGAATTAAATTCACACTGGCTTGGCGTACCTAATTGGATAGATCAGAGATCTGGCGAGGACCCGGATAAGTTGTTGACTTATCGCGTGCCGAGATGCCATCGCCATCAGTTGCACTCGCGACTTGCGAGTGGTTTAGTGGATGTTCCGAGCTGGAGATAGAGTCGGAGATGCGAACCGAAACCCGGGACAACCTAGGCTTAGGCAAATAAATTGCCAGCTGCCGGAGGCGCGGATCTCCTTGGCATGCAAATGGCGATCAAGATCGCGATGTTTGCGTGGCCTGTTATGAGTCAATCAGACGCCTGCCTACATTGTCACCATCACTTGGAGCGGATAGGATCGCAGGAGCACTCGTTCTGGCGGGACTCGATAGCTGCCTGCAGCGCCGATGGAAGATGGCTAGATGGGCGCTGGAGATTGTCGCGATTGCATCATAAAATTTAACTGCCCCGCCGGCCAATTCCAGGTCCAAGCCAAGTCAAAGTCATTGCATAAAttggcagcaacagcagcagcaaaagcaGCAGGAGCAAAAGCAGAAGCAGGAGCTGTTGCATCTATCGATGGGATATGGGTTGTGGTGGATGTGGCAATGGCAGCGGCATTTGATGGGGCTTATAAGGCGCCGCTTAGGCAAAAAAGGGGCAGCACCAAATGCCACTGCCGCCTCCCGGTCCAGCTGCGCCATTCAGCTGTCCACTTGGCCAAGATGTTTATGAGTTGACGAAGACAGGGAGCCTGGCCCTACCGGTGGGTCCttctttcataattccccaTATGAGCCGGCCAAAAACACACTCTGCATACTGCATACCACATCAGGATCATTTACTAGCCGAATATCAAAGATTAAAGAAGCCGCTAGGGTCATTTCTTTGGCGCCATCTTCGTGGGTCCCCACAGCTGCATATCGGCGGAAGCGTCCTTAACCAGGGGAGCAATCTGCTTAAAGGCCTTGTGATTCTTGTCTCCCAATAAATTGAAGATAATGCTCTCCGAGCTGGCGATGTTACAACCGATGTGACGCAATCGCTCCAGGGCCAAATCACGATCCTGATTAATCCGCGAGGCACAGCAGTCGGCCACCAACCAAACATCAATCTTTTCGTTCAGCAGATCAAATGCAGTTTGTTCGATGCACACATGGGTCTGGTATAGAAGAGAATCATTAATACGAAATAAAAAAGCCCTACAAGATTTAATTTAGGACTGCCATAGCCCACTCCAACAACTTCAATAAaaccaatattaattatacaCTCTTGAAATTACGCACCTCCATGCCGAACAGCACTGCCGTCTTCGGCTTCCCACCGTAGATATCGGCCATGCTTTTGCGGACCGGGTCCACCAGCATGGAGAAGCGGGTCTTGGCCACTTTGAGGCAGGCATGTTCGATGTCCAGCTCGCAGACGGTCTTGCCCAGCCTTTCGGGATACTGCTCGGTGACCAGTAATGGCACCTGGAAAACCTTGCCCGCTGCCAGCTGGAATGCGAATTAGCATTAGAACACGCCCATTATCCTGTCACTTTTGCCGTCTTACCAGCTTAGCGGTGTTTTTTATCAGAGAATCTATCAGCGGAATTGCGGGTCTAAACTTTTCCTGGATGTCGCACAGCAGGAAGACCGTTTTGTCTGGCACTAAGCGGTAAAGTGACGCTTTTCCCATGATGGATaccaatttttgtttatttttgtccaaaaaataaatctgaCGGGCTACTGAGTTTGAATCTTGCGCCCACTGGAGCGAGAGCCATCTGGCGGCTGGTGGAGAAACTGTACTTTAGTGTT
The Drosophila bipectinata strain 14024-0381.07 chromosome 3R, DbipHiC1v2, whole genome shotgun sequence DNA segment above includes these coding regions:
- the LOC108120263 gene encoding isochorismatase domain-containing protein 1, with translation MGKASLYRLVPDKTVFLLCDIQEKFRPAIPLIDSLIKNTAKLLAAGKVFQVPLLVTEQYPERLGKTVCELDIEHACLKVAKTRFSMLVDPVRKSMADIYGGKPKTAVLFGMETHVCIEQTAFDLLNEKIDVWLVADCCASRINQDRDLALERLRHIGCNIASSESIIFNLLGDKNHKAFKQIAPLVKDASADMQLWGPTKMAPKK